Part of the Rhizobium lentis genome, GCCGATCACCACGGGCTCCTGCAGATTGCGTTCGATGTATAATGCAATGTCGTCCGCGGACGTCGCGATCGAAAGATTGTCGAGCGCGCCCGGCTGTGAGCGGCCATGGCCCCTTGCCTCCACCGTAATCCGGCGCAGCCCCGGCTCGGTCGGAAAGGCTTCGCGCGTCTGGCCAGCATCGCCGCAAAGGCCGTGCTGAAAGACGACGGTCTGCCCTTCGCCGGCTGCGTCGACATTCAGCAGCGTGCCGTCGGAGGTTTCGAACGGGCCAATGGCCGTGCTCATGAGGCCACTCCGTCCTGCAGATGGTTTTTCAGGAAAGCTGAGACGCCGGGCGCTTCGCCTACCGACAGACCGTGGGTGATCAGGCTGCCTTCAAAGCCGATGCTCTTGAGACGGCCGAGGTAATGGCCGTAGTCGAGCACGCCCTTGCCGGCTGTCGCGAAGCTGCCGTCCGGATTGCGATCCTTGGCATGGGCCATGACGATGCGATCGGCCAGAAGGTCAACGGCGCCCGATACGAGAGCGCGCTGCTCTTCAAGGCTTGCGATCTCGAAGAGGTTGGCCGGGTCGAGCACAATCTTGATGCGCGGACTTTTTATTTCGTCAATGAGCCGGCGAGCCTTCGCCGCCGAATTCACAACGTTGGCAAGCTCCGGTTCGATGCCGAGATCGACGTCGTAGCGGTCGGCGATACCAACCGCCGTTTCCATGGCTTCCAAGAGATCGCGCCATGCTTCTGGCGTATTGTTATCCGGATGCTCCTTCCACTGATCTACAGGATCGCCCGTGCCGGTGCACAGCGTGATGAGCCTGGTGGACATGCCCGCGCAATTGCGCGCAATGACCTCAAGCTTAGCGTGACCGACGGCGCGAACGTCCCGGTCGGGGTGGATCATGTTGTAGGTGCCGGACACAGCGACAACGTCCACGCCGGTAGCGTCTGCTGCATCGCTTACCGCTTTGGCCTGCGCTGCCGAAATGTCTTCCGGCATGGATGGCAGGCCGGAACAGGCCATGTTGTATTGTGCGCAAACGAACCCGGCCGCCGCGACAGCCTTGAGGACCATTTCGGGATCGTTGCCATCAAAGGTCTTTGCAAA contains:
- a CDS encoding sugar phosphate isomerase/epimerase family protein, which codes for MKLGIFAKTFDGNDPEMVLKAVAAAGFVCAQYNMACSGLPSMPEDISAAQAKAVSDAADATGVDVVAVSGTYNMIHPDRDVRAVGHAKLEVIARNCAGMSTRLITLCTGTGDPVDQWKEHPDNNTPEAWRDLLEAMETAVGIADRYDVDLGIEPELANVVNSAAKARRLIDEIKSPRIKIVLDPANLFEIASLEEQRALVSGAVDLLADRIVMAHAKDRNPDGSFATAGKGVLDYGHYLGRLKSIGFEGSLITHGLSVGEAPGVSAFLKNHLQDGVAS